Genomic segment of Paenibacillus polymyxa:
TTAAAATAAAATGGAACTAGCTTGAAAATGACACCGTTCCCCACTCCAGCACTTACAGCGATCGCCAAGCAGCCTACTGTATACAGGGTAATCCCTGGTGAAAAAGCCAAAAGAATCGCAGCGACCGTATAAACTGTGAACGTGCCTACCAGCAGGAACAGGGGCTGAAACCGATCCGCCAGCCAGCCACCGATGGGACGGAAGAATGTGGCAATCGCAATAAAGCCTGCTGTACGCATCCCTGCATCCACTTTAGCCAGCTCAAAATTCGATACCAGGAAATTCGGCAAGTACACCGTGAACGCTACAAATGAGCCAAAAGTAATAAAATAAAAGAGCGAGAAAAACCAAAGCTTTTCATTTTTGTAAACCCCTTTGATCTGTTCCATAATAGGCGTCTTTACTTTAGCTTCATGACGATCCCCTAAGAAGAAATTCAAAACGATAAAAACAAGCAGCAGAATGAGATACAGCTTCACTGTAAGGGCCCAGCCAATTTGTGTAGCCACAATAGGGGCCGAGAAGGTAGTGACGGCTGTTCCCAAATTCCCTATACCATACATTCCATTTACAAACCCATGTTTTTCCTTTGGATAATACTTCGGTAGCGAAGTCACCCCAACCGAGAACACAGCTCCTCCAATCCCAAGGAACAAGCCACCGATAATTAAATCCGTCATCGTAGAAGCTTCACTAATGTAGTAGACGGGAAACAAAAGCAAAATAAAGCTAACGAGAAAAACGATTCTTGCTCCAACGATGTTGGCATAATAACCAAGCGGAATGCGCAGAATCGATCCAAGCACGACCGGAATCGCCGTAACCATGGCCAATTTCCCGGGTGGAATAGCAATATCCTCCGTAATGAACGGCATAAGAGAAGAAATGATAACCCATACCATGAATCCAAGAATCAAGTTCAATGTTTGTAGCGGCAACTGCATTTTTCTAATCATTTAACTCACCTTTTCAACGTTTTTTCTGTCGAATTATTGATTTGAATTTATGTCCCCATTGTAGCCGCTAGTTGATCTGTTCGAATATAGGGGACTCCCCTTTACCTGACAGGGGACTCCCTGAAAATATAAAAAGCCGCTTCTATAAGAAGCGGCTTGGTCAATTCAAGAGATAAGCGTATTTAATTTGTCACATAACTTGGTCAGATCATTCCGATTGATCTGTTGCTCTGCCATAGGAAAAAGTACGGTTTCTTCTTTTATAAAATGTACAGTCAGCACTTCAAAGGCCTCTCCCGCGTTCTTGGCTGCCTCTTGAATGTCATCAAGCGTGAGCAAACTCAAATCGCCCTCCGTCTGATGAAGAAAATGATCGATATAGCCCTCTATTTCACGGTGCTCCTCCTGTATACCGACGAGCGGCCCCTGCTCAAAACCAATGTAGGTTCCTAGCATAGAAAAGAAGTGTTCTTCTTCCTTTTCGGTATGTTTCTTGAGGGGTACCCTAAAGTCGATAATCTGCATTCTCAGTTTTTCCAGTTGCTTGCGGCCTTCTTCCAAATCTAGTATTCTGTGCTGCTCAAACCACAATACAATGGCATGCCATTCATCCATCAGATAGGTTAGATATCGATGCTCATTTTCAAGAATACGCATGGCAGGTTTGGAAAAGCGCAGTTTCTCATTTTCCAGCACGCGGATTTCCTCCATTCATCGGCTAAAAATCCAGCATTTTTTTCTTTAATGCATATTGGACCAGTTCAGGCCGGCTTCTTAAATTCAATTTTTCCATGATCTTCGCTTTGTTCGCTTCCACCGTCTTGACAGAGATGAACAGCTTTTCCGCAACTTCCTTGTTACCGTAACCTTTTGCGACCAGAGGCAGAATCTCCAGTTCCCGCTTGGACAGGATCTCATAAGGATCTTCTGATTGTGACGTCGTATCTTTTTTGATGAACTCACGAACGAGAGAAGTAGCCATTTTAGGATGGATATAAGTCCCACCCCCATGAATGGTTCGTATAGCAAGCAATAGCTCCTCATCTGGAGCATTTTTCAAAACATACCCTGAAGCACCATTCTTTAAAATATGAAAAAGATATTCTTCATCATCATGCATGGTCAGAATCAGAATTTTAGTATCAGGGTGGTCTTCTTTAATCTTGCCTGTGGCGATCAATCCACTCTCGCCTGGGGGCATGCTGAGGTCCATGATCAGAATATCTGGACGATATTTAGCTACCATTGTATACGCTTCAATGCCGTCTGCAGCCGTTCCAACAACCTCCATATCCGATTGGAAGTTCAAAATCATGGAAAATCCGCTCCGTACAATTGCATGGTCATCCGCTAACACAATTTTGATCACGTCTTTACTCCTCCTCATGTCCAATCGGAATTTTTAAAAATACTTTGGTTCCTTGACCAACATTTGAAAGAACGCCAAAACTTCCACCTACCAGTTCTGCTCTCTCCTGCATGCCATATAAACCAAGTCCCGTTCCAATAGGATTGCTCCCCTTTTCAAAGCCAACCCCATCGTCCTCTACAGTCAAACGAAGCGTATGATCGTGCTCAGACAAAGAAACTTTAACCATATCTACCTGGGCATACTTCAAGGCATTGAGAACAGCCTCCTGGCAGACACGGTAAATGACCGTTTCCTTTTCACTTCCATATCGCTTTTGGGGAAGATCCGACACAAATTCAACGACAAGACCAAAGCTTTGTTCAACCCTCTTAAAGTGGGAACGAAATGCTGCTTCAAGCCCAAAATCATCAAGTGTGGCGGGGCGTAGTTCCACAGACAGGTTGCGGATATCATCCAGCAATCGCGTCATGGATGCTTCAGTCTGCTTCATGTTTTTGATAAGCTGTTCATCATTCGTCATGTATTTTAACACCCGCAGCTCAACAACCGCACTCATCAATTCCTGGGCGACGCTGTCGTGCAGTTCCCTGGAAAGCCGTTTACGCTCATTTTCCTGCGCTTCAATGACATGCTTCATCATTTTGTTTTGATACAATTTTTCCTGCGTCTGAAATTGCGGAGTCAAGTCCCTCAACATCAACACCCTTGTTCCATGTTCAGAATCAATGGTGTGAAAAGAAGCGGCATAGGGGATCATTCCGTTGCTCTTTGTTTCCAGATAAACCTGAAAAGAAGCGAAATCCTTGGATTCTGGCATATTGAAATAACAATCAAGGCAGGTACGGGGCTCCGTTTCGCTTGTATAGCCCCTGCATGTTCCACACAAAGCTTTTTCCTTCCCTTCATAGAGTTGAATGAGGACGTCATCGCTCACAATCTCCTCCGCTGCCGGGTTCATAGCTAGGGTGTTCCCTTGCCCATCAAAAAAGAAAATGGCTTCTGTACTGTTCTCAAACAACTTCACCATTAGCGCATTCAAAGAGCCAGTCCCTACAGATAATGTCAATTACATCACTTCCTTCCCGTTCAACTCTCCAAATCCCCTATGCGCCAAAGCTTCCAAATCACGCATCATGGCTGCGGTCATCAGCAGTTCTTCCCGAAATCCACCAAGCAGTACGCCCGCGACGCGAGCATCATTCCATAGGGGAACAGCCCCGAGACTCTTGAGCTTCTCGGATTGAACGATCGGGTAGTTAAACAGGTTGTCTGCCCCCACATATTGATGAACAGATGGAATGAAAACGGATTTCCCAGTTTTGAACACGACTCCTGCTATGCCCTTTCCGGATTGCAGTACAATTCGCTTAAAGCGATCATTTAAATTACCGGCTGCATTTTTCCATTTAATTACGTATTGATATTCGGCCGGTTCAACCAGAGCAAGCGCCATGAAATCATAACCGAAATGTTCGCGTATTCGCTCAAGCTCCCTTTGATAATCCATCCTATTATTCATCGCTCTCTCCTAATAGAATTAGGAAAGAAGGCAGAGCCCGCTTTCCTAATTCGATTTATGTCTTCTGTAAAGGATATAACTTCTGCGCACATAATTCAACGGAACACTCCACACATGTACAAGCCGGGTAAACGGCCAGAATGCAAAAATCGCAAAGGCCATAAGGATATGAAGCTTGAAGGACATCGGTACGTCTCTCATCAGTGTCGGGTCGACACGGAATATGAATAAACCGCGGAACCAGATTGAGATCGTCTCTCGATAATCGAATTCTGGCTGTACCGCATTCGTTACGAGAGTCGCAAACATCCCCATGCATACAATGGCCAAAAGCAATACGTTTACGATCAAATCAGACGCTGTACTTAAACGGCGCACATTGCGTATTGTAAAACGGCGAGAGGTGAGAATCAACATACCGAGGAACGTCATGGCTCCGAATATACCACCAATATAAACTGCCCCAATATGATACAGATGATCATTTACACCCAGTGCATGCATCCAGGTTTTCGGTATGCCCAGACCGGACACATGCCCCATAATAACCGGGATGATACCCAGGTGGAACAAGAGGCTTCCGATCATCAATTGTTTTTTTTCAATAAACTCACTTGATTTCGCTGTCCAATTGAACTGGTCGTTTCTGTAGCGGAAAATATGGCCTACAATAAAGACGACCACGCACATATAAGGGAAAATGACCCATAAAAACTGCTCTAGCATCATCATTGCGCGGCCGCCTCCTGTTCTACGCAAGCTTTAAGCGTTTCGCGCAGTCCCTTCACCAGATGAAAATACGGGCTTTCCATTTTTTCCAGTGCTTTAAGCAAATGATATGTGCCGTCTTCCAGGATCGCGATTGGCATGCGGAAGTTTTCTGTCGTCTTCGGATCTTGCGCCCATTCGGCGGCATACAGAAATTCACACATGAGCGGAAGGTAATCTGGCAGCTCTCCATCTGGCATTTCAAGACCGTACATCTCATATAGCACCTTTAACTTGACCAACATTTGTCCCCGTTCTTTTGCATCTTCGAATTTAAAGTAAGTCATATATAGTGCACAATTCTTTTGAAAATCAAAGGTTTCCGTATACATTTCCTGAATCTCTTCCATACTGAACTCTTGCATAAGGGACCAGTAGGTGTTCGCATACGTATATGCCGGATGGTTCGGATCAAACGATGCTTCCAGAAAAGCTGGATGAAAATCCAGCTTTTCCGGGTACATGAGTTGCTGAGCGAAAAACCCGAATGATGGCTTGCATTCATACAACTTCGCTACATTAATCACGCCAAATACCCCCGTAGAAGTTTTCTTCATACATTTCTTTGCCCGTTTTCAAAGGCTCTTCCATCCCCATCGAACTTGCCATACTACAGCCGTCACATCCAGAGCCAGAACCCATGTTTCCCATGGTATCGCCGTAACCAGCAGATCCTTGAGCCCGGTACGGATTCGAATATCCTTCTTTATGTGATGTCGGAATGACGAAACGATCCTCATACTTGGCAATCGCCAGAAGTCGATACATCTGCTCAGTCTGCCGCGGTGTCATGCCGATGCGCTCAAGACGGCTTTCATCGAAAGGTTGTCCTGTGGATTGGGCACGCATATAGGAGCGCATCATAGCCATTCGCTGCAAGGATTCCTTCACAGTTTGCGTGTCGCCCGCTGTCAGCATATTGGCAAGGTACTGAATAGGGGTGCGCATCTCTTCGATAGCCGGAAAGATCATATCGGGATTCTCAATTGAGTCTTTCCCTTCAAAGTAATTCATGATCGGACTGAGTGGTGGCACATACCAGACCATAGGTAATGTGCGGTATTCCGGATGAAGCGGGAATGCCAGCTTGTGCTCAATAGCAAGCTTGTAGACCGGCGAGTTCTGCGCTGCTTCAATCCAGTCCTCCGAGATACCGTCTTTTCTCGCTTGAGCAATCACTGCCGGATCACTTGGATCCATGAACAGGTCGCATTGCGCTTTATAAAGCTCTTTCTCATCCTGCGTAGAAGCGGCCTCAAGCACTCGATCCGCGTCATACAGCATAACGCCGAGGTAGCGAATTCGTCCTGTACATGTCTCGGAGCAGACTGTCGGCAGACCAGCTTCCACACGTGGGAAACAGAAGGTACATTTTTCCGCTTTGTTCGTCTGCCAGTTAAAGTACACTTTTTTGTATGGGCAGCCCGTCATGCAATACCGCCAGCCACGGCAGGCTTCCTGATCCACGAGCACGATTCCGTCCTCGTCCCGTTTGTACATGGCACCCGAAGGACATGACGCGACACAGCTCGGATTTAAACAATGTTCGCAAAGCCGTGGGAGATAAACCATGAACGACTTCTCAAAGTTAAATTTAATTTCTTCTTCAATTTTTTGAATATTTGGATCAAGCGGACCCGTTACATGCGCACCCGCCAGATCATCTTCCCAGTTTGGACCCCACTCCAAATCCATTTTCTCACCGGTTACCGCAGAATGTGCACGTGCCACAGGTGAATGCTTCTGTTCGCCAGCGTTGGTCAGTTGCTCGTAATTATAAGTCCAGGGCTCATAATAATCTTTCATTTCCGGCATGTCTGGATTGTAAAAAATCTTACCCAGTGCTATCTTGGACAGCTTGTTGCCTGACTTCAGTTCTAGTTTCCCTTTGCGGAGCTGCCAGCCCCCTTTATATAATTCCTGATCTTCCCAGCGCTTCGGATAACCGATACCCGGTTTGGTTTCCACATTGTTAAACCACATATATTCCGCACCTTTGCGGTTCGTCCAGGTTGTTTTACATGTCACGCTGCACGTATGACAGCCAATACACTTATCCAGGTTCATGACCATGGCAATTTGAGCTTTAATCTTCAAGCCAGTTAACCTCCTTCATTTTACGTACCGCAACGTACACATCGCGCTGGTTGCCGATCGGACCATAATAGTTGAATCCATAACTAAGCTGAGCATATCCACCGACCATCTGAGTTGGTTTGAGATGAATTCTTGTAGGTGCGTTATGACTACCGCCGCGTGTATCCGTGATTTCGGAGCCTGGCACTTGAATGTGCTTATCCTGAGCATGGTACATGAACATCGTTCCTCTTGGCATCCGATGGCTGACAACGGTCCGGGCGGTTACGACGCCGTTACGGTTGTATACCTCTACCCAGTCATTGTCGGCAAGATCGTGTGCCTCTGCGTCTTCGTTGTTGATCCACACCGTAGGACCTCCGCGAAACAGTGTAAGCATGTGCTGGTTATCCTGGTAGGTGGAGTGAATATTCCATTTACCGTGCGGTGTCAGATAACGGAGCACGAGTGAATCTTGCCCGCCTTTTATTTCCCGATCGCGAGGGCCGAACACCATTGGCGGTAGCGTCGGTTTGTAGATCGGCAATGATTCCCCAAATTGTTGGAAAATCTCATGATCAATATAGAAATGCTGTCTTCCCGTCAAAGTACGAAACGGAACGAGACGTTCAATATTCGTTGTAAATGGTGAATAGCGGCGTCCCTTCTTGTTCGATCCAGTGAATACTGGTGTCGGTATAACTTCCCGTGGCTGCGCCGTTATACTTTGGAAAGTGATCCTTTCCGCTGCCCGATCGGCCGAGATATCTTTGAGTTCCACACCGTGAAGCTCTTCTGCCTGCTCATAAGCCTTTTGCGACACCCGTCCATTAGTCGCGGATGAAAGGTGCAGAATTGCATTGGCTACTTGGCGAGCTGTCTGGATTTTGGGCAGCCCGTCTTTAATGGATTCATCGTAGTAAACTCCGTTCAACTTTTTCATTTCCTCATATTCGTCCGCTACGGAGAAGCTGACGCCATGCGCACCTGCTTTCCCACTAGTCAAATTCGGACCGAGTGAGATAAATTTATCGTGAATTTTAGTATAATCGCGTTCGATGATGCTGAAATTCGGCATGGTTTTACCCGGAGTCGCTTCAATCTCGCCCTTCGTCCAATCCTTTACAAGACCCATCGGCTGTGAAATTTCGCCTATACTATCGTGTGCGAGCGGCGCAGTCACAAGGTCTTTATATATGCCTGGCAGGTACTCTTTTGCCATATCGGAAAAGACTTCGGAAAGCTGGCGGTAAATATCCCAGTCCGCGCGGGATTCCCACAGAGGGTTTACAGCCGGATTAAACGGATGCACGAAAGGATGCATGTCTGTTGACGACAAGTCTGTTTTTTCGTACCAGGTTGCCGCCGGAAGCACGATGTCCGCGTACAATGGAGTTGTTGTCATCCGGAAATCAAGTGCTACCATCAAATCAAGCTTTCCTTCTACATCTTCTCTCCAGACAATTTCCTCAGGTTTCTGTTCTTCGTTCGGCCGGGCAAGCAGGGCATCAGATGCTCCGAGTAAATGTTTCATGAAATACTCTTGTCCCTTCGCCGAACTGGAAATCAGATTTGACCGCCAAACAAAGAGTGAACGCGGGAAGTTCTCGGCTGCCCCAGGATCTTCTACAGCGAAGCGTGTCTTACGTGATTTAATCTCTTCCACAGAATGATTGATGATGTCCTCGTTCGACTTCTTGCCTAATTGTGCAGCCTCTTCGGCGAACAACAGACTGTTTTTATTAAACTGTGGATAAGAAGGCAGCCAACCCAGACGTGCTGCGAGCACGTTGTAGTCTGCTGGATGTCTGTAACTGACATCCCCGCCAATCGGTGACTTCAAGGTGTCTGTTCCACTTTCTTCGTAACGCCACTGCTCTGTTGCAAAGTAGAAAAACGATGTAGCATTTTGCTGCCGAGCCGCCCCTTGCCAGTCTTTTGCAAAAGCAATCGTTGACCAGCCTTCGATTGGGCGGAGCTTTTCTTGACCCACATAATGCGCCCAGCCTCCACCGTTTACACCTTGGGAAGCAGTCAACACGACAAGATTCAAGATGGATCGATAGATCGTGTCACTATTGAACCAGTGGTTGATACCCGCACCCATAATAATCATGGAGCGACCTTTAGTATC
This window contains:
- a CDS encoding nitrate reductase subunit alpha, which produces MKKKYNLNFFKPIESYSGNWSILEEKNREWENVYRQRWSHDKVVRTTHGVNCTGSCSWKVFVKNGIITWENQQIDYPSCGVDMPEFEPRGCPRGATFSWYEYSPLRVKYPYMRGKLLRLWQAAIQEHTNPVEAWASIVEDPEKAKLYKSARGKGGHVRVTWDDVLRLISAQLIYTIRKYGPDRIAGFTPIPAMSMISYASGARFISLLGGQMLSFYDWYADLPPSSPQIWGEQTDVPESSDWYNAGYLIMWGSNVPLTRTPDAHFMTEVRYKGTKVVSVAPDLAENVKFADNWLAPNPGTDAAVAQAMTHVILDEFYKDRQEPMFINYAKQYTDMPFMILLDPHEGAWKGGRFLRASDLGDASPHADWKPVIYDEAAGEMLVPNGTMGQRWEQDKKWNLILEREDGTKVEPALTVEGHGEQWEEIVFPYFDNAGNGTFKRVIPAKKVRMADGSERYVATVYDLMMSQYGVARNDSSHNAKNYYDEASHYTPAWQEKITGVKASVVVQIAREFAQNAIDTKGRSMIIMGAGINHWFNSDTIYRSILNLVVLTASQGVNGGGWAHYVGQEKLRPIEGWSTIAFAKDWQGAARQQNATSFFYFATEQWRYEESGTDTLKSPIGGDVSYRHPADYNVLAARLGWLPSYPQFNKNSLLFAEEAAQLGKKSNEDIINHSVEEIKSRKTRFAVEDPGAAENFPRSLFVWRSNLISSSAKGQEYFMKHLLGASDALLARPNEEQKPEEIVWREDVEGKLDLMVALDFRMTTTPLYADIVLPAATWYEKTDLSSTDMHPFVHPFNPAVNPLWESRADWDIYRQLSEVFSDMAKEYLPGIYKDLVTAPLAHDSIGEISQPMGLVKDWTKGEIEATPGKTMPNFSIIERDYTKIHDKFISLGPNLTSGKAGAHGVSFSVADEYEEMKKLNGVYYDESIKDGLPKIQTARQVANAILHLSSATNGRVSQKAYEQAEELHGVELKDISADRAAERITFQSITAQPREVIPTPVFTGSNKKGRRYSPFTTNIERLVPFRTLTGRQHFYIDHEIFQQFGESLPIYKPTLPPMVFGPRDREIKGGQDSLVLRYLTPHGKWNIHSTYQDNQHMLTLFRGGPTVWINNEDAEAHDLADNDWVEVYNRNGVVTARTVVSHRMPRGTMFMYHAQDKHIQVPGSEITDTRGGSHNAPTRIHLKPTQMVGGYAQLSYGFNYYGPIGNQRDVYVAVRKMKEVNWLED
- the narI gene encoding respiratory nitrate reductase subunit gamma, which codes for MMLEQFLWVIFPYMCVVVFIVGHIFRYRNDQFNWTAKSSEFIEKKQLMIGSLLFHLGIIPVIMGHVSGLGIPKTWMHALGVNDHLYHIGAVYIGGIFGAMTFLGMLILTSRRFTIRNVRRLSTASDLIVNVLLLAIVCMGMFATLVTNAVQPEFDYRETISIWFRGLFIFRVDPTLMRDVPMSFKLHILMAFAIFAFWPFTRLVHVWSVPLNYVRRSYILYRRHKSN
- the narH gene encoding nitrate reductase subunit beta, which gives rise to MKIKAQIAMVMNLDKCIGCHTCSVTCKTTWTNRKGAEYMWFNNVETKPGIGYPKRWEDQELYKGGWQLRKGKLELKSGNKLSKIALGKIFYNPDMPEMKDYYEPWTYNYEQLTNAGEQKHSPVARAHSAVTGEKMDLEWGPNWEDDLAGAHVTGPLDPNIQKIEEEIKFNFEKSFMVYLPRLCEHCLNPSCVASCPSGAMYKRDEDGIVLVDQEACRGWRYCMTGCPYKKVYFNWQTNKAEKCTFCFPRVEAGLPTVCSETCTGRIRYLGVMLYDADRVLEAASTQDEKELYKAQCDLFMDPSDPAVIAQARKDGISEDWIEAAQNSPVYKLAIEHKLAFPLHPEYRTLPMVWYVPPLSPIMNYFEGKDSIENPDMIFPAIEEMRTPIQYLANMLTAGDTQTVKESLQRMAMMRSYMRAQSTGQPFDESRLERIGMTPRQTEQMYRLLAIAKYEDRFVIPTSHKEGYSNPYRAQGSAGYGDTMGNMGSGSGCDGCSMASSMGMEEPLKTGKEMYEENFYGGIWRD
- a CDS encoding nitrate/nitrite transporter, producing MIRKMQLPLQTLNLILGFMVWVIISSLMPFITEDIAIPPGKLAMVTAIPVVLGSILRIPLGYYANIVGARIVFLVSFILLLFPVYYISEASTMTDLIIGGLFLGIGGAVFSVGVTSLPKYYPKEKHGFVNGMYGIGNLGTAVTTFSAPIVATQIGWALTVKLYLILLLVFIVLNFFLGDRHEAKVKTPIMEQIKGVYKNEKLWFFSLFYFITFGSFVAFTVYLPNFLVSNFELAKVDAGMRTAGFIAIATFFRPIGGWLADRFQPLFLLVGTFTVYTVAAILLAFSPGITLYTVGCLAIAVSAGVGNGVIFKLVPFYFNKQAGIVNGIVSMMGGLGGFFPPILLSTIHAATGQYSIGFMLLSQVALASLILVIWLYYQGTQSNE
- a CDS encoding response regulator transcription factor produces the protein MKIVLADDHAIVRSGFSMILNFQSDMEVVGTAADGIEAYTMVAKYRPDILIMDLSMPPGESGLIATGKIKEDHPDTKILILTMHDDEEYLFHILKNGASGYVLKNAPDEELLLAIRTIHGGGTYIHPKMATSLVREFIKKDTTSQSEDPYEILSKRELEILPLVAKGYGNKEVAEKLFISVKTVEANKAKIMEKLNLRSRPELVQYALKKKMLDF
- a CDS encoding hemerythrin domain-containing protein, which encodes MLENEKLRFSKPAMRILENEHRYLTYLMDEWHAIVLWFEQHRILDLEEGRKQLEKLRMQIIDFRVPLKKHTEKEEEHFFSMLGTYIGFEQGPLVGIQEEHREIEGYIDHFLHQTEGDLSLLTLDDIQEAAKNAGEAFEVLTVHFIKEETVLFPMAEQQINRNDLTKLCDKLNTLIS
- the narJ gene encoding nitrate reductase molybdenum cofactor assembly chaperone, which encodes MINVAKLYECKPSFGFFAQQLMYPEKLDFHPAFLEASFDPNHPAYTYANTYWSLMQEFSMEEIQEMYTETFDFQKNCALYMTYFKFEDAKERGQMLVKLKVLYEMYGLEMPDGELPDYLPLMCEFLYAAEWAQDPKTTENFRMPIAILEDGTYHLLKALEKMESPYFHLVKGLRETLKACVEQEAAAQ
- a CDS encoding sensor histidine kinase, whose product is MTLSVGTGSLNALMVKLFENSTEAIFFFDGQGNTLAMNPAAEEIVSDDVLIQLYEGKEKALCGTCRGYTSETEPRTCLDCYFNMPESKDFASFQVYLETKSNGMIPYAASFHTIDSEHGTRVLMLRDLTPQFQTQEKLYQNKMMKHVIEAQENERKRLSRELHDSVAQELMSAVVELRVLKYMTNDEQLIKNMKQTEASMTRLLDDIRNLSVELRPATLDDFGLEAAFRSHFKRVEQSFGLVVEFVSDLPQKRYGSEKETVIYRVCQEAVLNALKYAQVDMVKVSLSEHDHTLRLTVEDDGVGFEKGSNPIGTGLGLYGMQERAELVGGSFGVLSNVGQGTKVFLKIPIGHEEE
- a CDS encoding GAF domain-containing protein; this encodes MNNRMDYQRELERIREHFGYDFMALALVEPAEYQYVIKWKNAAGNLNDRFKRIVLQSGKGIAGVVFKTGKSVFIPSVHQYVGADNLFNYPIVQSEKLKSLGAVPLWNDARVAGVLLGGFREELLMTAAMMRDLEALAHRGFGELNGKEVM